CTGTTGGTTTTCAGGGTCTTGCAATGAAGCTGATACCTGCTGATCACGTCTATCCATATAGAACAACGCGATATTGGTATCCACATTGCCATCTAACCAGCTAGATTTTAAGCCTAACTCATAGTTGTATAGGGTTTCAGCGGTGAACTCTTTTTTATCTGCCAGCTCAGGTGGCAAGGTCATGTTAAAGCCACCCGCTTTATAACCACGTGCGATACGTGCATAGGCGTTGTGATCAACATTGATTGCTTTCGATAGCGCGATATGACCGCCCCACATGTTCTCACTTGGATCAAAGTTATCGCCGTTGGTATCTTTATAATCACTTACGCGGCGCTCAATACGCAGACCTGTCGACAACAGGTAATCATTGCCTAACTGAGTATCAAACTGCATAAATGCTGCATAGTTAGTCGCATCGTATTCAGATACTAAGACTTCGTCTGGCCAGGTGTTGTACTCAGAATATAAGTCATTGTCTTCTTTAAGGTTCATTGCGTATAAACCCACTAACCAATCTGTGGTGCCGTTCCAAATACGACCAGATTCAGTTGAGGTAAAACGAAACTCTTGAGTGATAGTCTGACGATTAGCTTTCTTATCCCAGGTGTAATCGTATTGGCATGCTTCACCTTCGCAATCTTTACCGCCCCAGTAGTCAGGGTTAGCCCAGTCACCGTCGTACATGTGGCGATGGTCAGTCTTCGCGAATGACGTTAATGAGGTTAACTCAAAGCCCTCACCGCCAGAGTAAATAAACTTAAGGCCAGCACCAGTGGTTTTTTGATTATCCACACCAGGTTGATCAGTTAAGGTATTAAAGCCATTGTTATCAAGCGTCCACACGTCATAGCCATTGTCAAAGTTGGCGTGCATTAAGGTGAGATCAGCTTGAAGATCGTCTGTCATATACCAACGCAATTTTGCGCGTGCAGTTAACTCATCACGCTTGTTGGTGTCATCACGCCCTAAATATTCGTTGGTTCTAAAACCATTTTGGTCATGCTTTTCAAGCGCAACGCGGTATAGCACCTTGCCTGATTCAGTAATTGCGCCTGAGCTAAAGCCAGAAAAAGTACGTAGGTCATCATCACCTAAACTCACTTTTGCGCCATGCTCTGCATGCTCGGTCGGGTCATTACTTTTAAGATAAATAAGACCAGCCAGTGCGTTAGCACCGTATTGGGTACCTTGTGGGCCGCGCAGTACTTCAACCTGCTGCATGTCGTACATGCTCGACACCATACCTAGACCAGATAGGTCAATATCATCAACCACATAGCCTACAGATGAATTTGGCGCGCCTTGATATTGCTCTTGCTCACCCACACCACGAATTTGGAAATAACGCGGGCGCGAGCTACCACCAGACCAGTTAAAGTTGGCAATAGAATTCAATACATCTTCAAAGTGCTGCGCACCTTCATCTTTAATCTGTTGCTCACCAATCACAGTCACGCTTGATGGCATGCGCTCAATGTTAATTTGGTTAAAGTCAGCATTAACCACTATCACTTCCATCGCTTCATCAGCAGGAGCGACTTCAATTTGATCAGCATTGGCATGGAAACTCGCAATAATGGCTAGTGCGAGAGAAGATTTCTTTTTAAACGACATGAGGACCTCAAATTCCGATTTTGAGATCCGGCAAGCATAGTAAGGTCTGTGCAGGTAGATTTTGCGGCCTATTCCTACGCCGGTATGAGCCGGATCAGGTTCTAAGGGTTTGTTAAAAAAACATCTCAGTTAGTGCTGCAATAAAAACGTGCGATAAACGCAGCAACTAACACCCCTTGGCGGCGTCGATTATACCCAAAGCCCTGTGGCTTTACACTCAAATTAAAACAATTTACTCACTTATAAGCATGAATTTTAACCAAGTTGACCTGCAGCACAGATTGAGTGATTTACCTATTACAAAAACCTTGAAAATTCCATTAAAAAGCCAGCTAGTGTTAGCTGGCTTTATGGTCACGCTTGTTTGCAGGATTTCTCACACTCAAACTATTGGCTAAGAGAATTGAATAAGAGAATCGACCAAACGAAATAAACAAGTGACTTAGTTTGAAAACGCCTTACGCACATACACTTCAAAGCGCGTTGCATTAGCATTAGGCGCGACTGCGCTTACTTGCATTTGCTGCTTGCCGTGCAGTTTTAACGACTTCCAGCTTGTGGCTTCATCTTCAATGGTAAAACCGCTGGCATCGTACCAAGTAAACTTGTATTGCAAACGCAGGTCAGTAGCAACCTTGCTTGAAATGACCGCTGCGCCTTCCATAATATTTGAGGTCATTTTTGAGCGTAGATTACCAATGGCAACTTCACGGTTAAAAGTGGCGTTATCAACACGTACGTTTCCATCTGAACTGGCCGATAAACCCGAGGTATGATTTGCACACCCGGCAAACATAACCGCTGAGCCAACTAAGCCCAGCGCGATCAAAGCCGATTTTAATAGTTTCATGGGAACTCCTATTCTAATAAAAAGTGTGCTCGCGCCGTAGCAATTAACTGCTTGCGGTTAGACTGCCAACAATTAATGCTTACATTCGCCACGCGGCGACCTTGACGAGTAATTTTACATTCGGCAAAGGTATCTTGATGCAAGCCAGCGCGGAGGTAATCAATCGAAAAGTCGACAATTTTAGGCACTTTCTTAGCCGTCATAAACACCATTAGCTGCACAATGGCCGACATTTCCATAAAGCCTGCAATCACCCCGCCGTGAATCGCGGGCAAGATTGGGTTGCCGATATTGTCAGCTTTAGCCGGCAATTTAAACACCATTTCATCGCCAAAACGTTCTACCGAAATACCAATAAATTGCGAGTACGGCACTTTTTCTAACAGATAGGTGTAGTTATTGGTATCAATGGCGCGTTTAACCACATCTTGAAACTCAATTTGCTGATTTTGCTCAGCAAACTCTTTGGCTCTATTTGACGCATCTAATGCCACTTGCTCACAGTTATCACCAATTAATGACTGACGAAACTCATCGCTGATCATCTCTGGGCTAATACGCATAAATGAGCCAACAGCGTGAGCAATTGGGGCATCAATACTGTCTTGATAGGCTATCGCGCGCGTAAACGCCACGCTTGACGTTAAGCGATAACACTCAGCTAGCACAAACACCGACTTATTTGGCTCAGCTGGGCGCATATAGTCAACACGTAAATCAAGCGTGGGTGAAATCTCAAGCGACTTATACTTATCTAAAATCGCACACACCACCGCAGCGCCGCAGCCAGTATCGATTAAGGTTGTGATCACCCCGCCGTGAATAACGCCAGTATCAGGGTAGCCAATAATATCTTTGCTGTATGGCAGCTCAATCAACACGTGATGAGCACTGCCCTCTTTTACATCAAACCCAAGACGGCGACATTGCGCCAGTTGATTAACAAAGCGCTTAGCGACATCGGTTAACTCAAAAAACTCTGGGCTAACAATTTGCTTGTTCGTAGTTGAAGGATTAGTCATGACCAAGCATACGTCCTAATGGCTTACCACCCACAAGGTGCATATGAATATGGTAAACCTCTTGGCCACCATGCTTATTACAGTTCATGATCAAGCGGTAGCCGTCTTCGGCAATGCCAGCTTCGTCAGCAAGCTTTGCTGCTACAGTCATCATACGGCCTAAAGCCTTTTCATCTGATGCTTTCACATCATTGGCGGTAGGAATAAGGTGATTTGGAATAATCAAAATATGCGTTGGCGCTTGAGGTGCAATGTCACGAAAGGCGGTGACTAACTCGTCTTGATAAAGAATATCGGCAGGAATTTCGCGGCGGATAATCTTACTAAATATGGTTTCTTCGGCCATTTTTGCTTCCTCTATACAGTCGCTGACTTAAAAAAGAATATTGGTTTAGCCTAAGCCGTTATCTCGTTGCTATAGCTGCTTCATTGTTTAAGCATGAAAACAACTTCAGCCAAGCAGGCTTATCTTTCACCAAAAATAGGAAATAAAGCCAATTCTATCAAGCCTTAGGCTTCCGACTCTAGCGATATAATGTAAAAACAACCAATAACCGCTTAATCCTTGTCTAATTGCAGTGTTTTTGGCAGCATGAGCGCCAATATAAGAAATTTTTACCACGCAAAATGGACTCTCCCTATGCATTATCATATCCATGCGATTGACCCTAAAGCCCACTTATTTGCTGTTAGTTTTACCATCCCAAATGCGCTAGCAGAGCAAACGCTATCCTTGCCTGCCTGGCTTCCTGGCAGCTATATGATCCGCGATTTTGCTAAAAACATCATTGGCATTAAGGCATTTGATGAGTCAGACAAGCACATCGCCATTAGTCAGCAAGACAAGCAAACCTGGCAACTACACAATCAAGCAGGTAGCGTGCGCGTCGAATATCAGGTTTACGCCTGGGATTTATCTGTACGTACTGCACACCTTGATACTAACCATGGTTTCTTTAACGGCAGCAGTGTTTTCCTAGCTGCAAATGGCTTAGAAGATAATGCTCATACCGTGACTATTGCGCCGCCAGCACTTAACGAACTAAGAGATTGGAAAGTCGCCACTAGCATGACGCGCACTCAAGGTGAGCAATTTGGTTTTGGTGAGTTTAGCGCTGACAACTACGATGATTTAATCGACCACCCTGTAGAAATGGGCGATTTAACCATTAGCACCTTTGAAGCAAACGGCGTACCTCACGATATTGTACTCAGCGGCAAGCACCGCGCATGTATGGCGCGTTTAGAGCAAGACTTAAAAGCTATATGTGAATATCAAATCAACTTTTTTGGCACGCCTGCGCCATTTAAGCGCTACGTATTTATGACTACAGTGCTGGATAAAGGCTTTGGCGGTCTAGAGCATAAAGCATCAACGGCGTTAATGTGCTCACGAAGCGATTTACCAGCAAGCATGGATAGCAAGGTCGATAGCGGTTATCGCACTTATTTGTCACTTTGCAGCCATGAGTACTTCCACAGCTGGAATGTTAAGCGCATTAAACCGGCTGAGTTTACCCCGTTTGACTTATCAAAAGAGTCGTACACCAAACAGCTTTGGGCATACGAGGGCATCACTTCTTACTTTGATGACTTTATTACCTACCGCAGCGGCCGAGTTAACCAAAGCCAATACTTGGATATGCTGAGCGAGTTAATGACCCGAGTTTATCGTGGTGAAGGACGCTTTATCCAAACCCTAAACGACTCAAGCTTTAACACCTGGACGACCTTCTACCAGCAAAAAGAAAACGCTGCCAATGCCATTGTTAGCTATTACACCAAAGGCGCAATGTTCGCTCTAATGCTGGATTTAACCCTGCGCCTTGAGTCAAACGGTAAATACTCGCTCGATGATGTTATGCGCGAGCTATGGCAGCAACATGGTTTAACTGGTATCGGCACGCAAGACAACACTCACCAACAAATCATTGAGCGTTTGCTTAATCGCGATTGCTCTGAATTATTTGCATGGCTTGATTCAACCGAGGATTTACCACTTAGCGAGTTACTTGAACAAGTTGGCGTTGAGCTAGTGCTGCGTGCTAGCGAAGGTAGCAGTGATGTTGGCGGCGGTAAAGCAGACAAAGGTAACAAGATAGCCTTTGGTGCTAAGTTTGCTCCGCAAGCTATGGGGATCAAAATCAACACCGTTGCCCACAACAGCCCTGCCCACCTAGCTGGCTTAAGCGCCGGCGATGTACTAATTGCCGCTGATGGTTTGCAAGTCAACGGCGAGTTTGAAAAGCAACTGCAAGATTACACCGCTGGCAGCGAGCTTGAGCTACATTGGTTCCGCCGCGATCAACTGATGCAAGGCACTATGGTATTAACCGAATCGGTGAAAGATACCGTAAGCCTAGTCATTAAAGACGATAGCAAAGCTGAGCTGTGGTTGGGTAAGGCTTAAATTATTTTTGGCGGTCAACTCAGTTTAGCCGCCCTCTCCTATGGAAAAAAGCTAATAACTAAGGAATGTTATGAACTGTACAAGTTGTAAAAATGGCGCGCTATTTCCAAGCTTTATCGATGGACAATTTAGAACTCATACTTGCTCAAACTGTGGCGGCAACTGGATATTGATTGAAGACTATATCGCTTGGAAAGAGCAAAACCCTGACTATCAATTTTCAGATAACATCAGCTTTGAAGACTCTGATGCTACAGACAGCAAACAAGCACTGTTTTGCCCTAAATCTGGCGCAATTATGCGTAAATTCAAGATTTCAGCGGGTAACGAGCATCGTCTAGACTATAGTGCAGCTGTTGGCGGGATCTGGTTAGATAAAGGCGAATGGGAACTACTAAAAAGCGAAGGGTTAGCTGGCAGCCTAAACTCAGTGGTCACTCAAAGCTGGCAACGTAATATTCGTCAGCAAACTACAAAACAAAGCTTAACCGAGCTTTATCAAACTAAGTTTGGCGATGAGGGCTACAGCAAAGTTAAACAAATGCGCGAGTGGTTAAGCGCTCAAGAAAATAAAGCCGACTTACGTGCTTATTTGCTGGCTGACGACCCGTATTCAGCAGAAAGATAGCAATTCATCCTTTCATAATCATAAACACTAAAAAGCCACTCTGATTAAATCAGAGCGGCTTTTTTATTTATAACTCTTTAAAGCTTAGGCTTAGAACAAGTTCTCAGGCATAGACATAATCGCGCTATCGCCTTGGTTCACTTGCGCTAGGTGGTAGTCTGCTTTTGCAAGTAGCTTATCCATATAGAAGCGCGCAACAAACGCTTTTTGCGCTTTAAAGTCACTATCTTCATGGTTGGCTGCTTTATCTGCCATCAACAGTGAGTAGAAGCCATAAAGGGTGTAACCAAAGGCATCTAAGAAGTCGACTGCACTAGCATTGATTAACGCAGGTTGGGCAACCTTGTTATCGTTAATAAATGCAGCGGTTTGTACAATCTGCTCAAATCTATCTAGCACAGCTTCTTTGTCAGCGTCATCAATATGACTTAAGCCAGCTAAATCTTCGCGCACATCTGCAACAAACTCTTTAAGCGTAGCGAGGTTGTCGCCAGTCACCTTACGACCTAGGAAGTCAATCGCCTGAATACCGTTAGTGCCTTCGTAAATTTGTGCGATACGGGTGTCACGTACCAGTTGCTCGATACCCGTTTCACGAATGTAACCATGACCACCGAATACTTGCTGCGCCATGATGGTGGCATCTAAACCGCGATCGGATAAGAATGCTTTCGCAACTGGCGTCATTAAGCCAACGTAACGCGCTGCTTTTGATTTTGCTTCATCGCTGCCATATTTGGCTAAATCTAATTGCTTGCCGGTAAATACTGACAGCGCGCGACCTGCATCGGTTAATGCGCGAATGGTAAGTAGCATACGGCGCACATCGCCGTGAACAATAATTGGGTCGCTGTCAGCACCTGTTGGAGAGCCACCAGCCGCTAAACCTTGCATGCGCTCTTTGGCATACTCGGCCGCCATTTGGTAAGCCGCTTGTGAGCTACCTAAACCTTGAATACCAATCGCTAGGCGTTCGTAGTTCATCATAGTGAACATACACACTAGGCCGCGATTTGGCTTGCCAACTAAATAGCCTTTGGCATTGTCAAAGTTCATCACACAAGTGGCTGACGCCTTCAAACCCATTTTGTGCTCGATTGAACCAACCGAAACGCCGTTCGCCTCACCTAGGCTACCGTCTTCATTCACGTTGATTTTTGGCACAAGGAATAATGAAATACCATTAGTGTCAGGCAGTTTTGCCAGAACCAAGTGAATCACGTTTTCAGTTAAGTCGTGGTCACCACCAGTAATAAAGATTTTAGTGCCAGAAATAGCATAGCTGCCGTCATCGTTTGGTACCGCTTTAGTGCGAATGGTGCGAAGGTCAGAGCCTGATTGCGGCTCTGTCATATCCATTGCGCCCGCCCATTGACCTGAATATAGGTTTGGCAGGTAAGTATTCTTTAGTTCATCTGTTGCGTGAGCATTGATTGCCAGCGCTGCGCCTGCGGTTAACGAGCCGTAAAGCGTAAATGAGTTACACGCGCTGTAGCTCATTTCATCAACCAGAACCCCAAGCATTTTCGGCATACCCATTCCGCCAAGTTCAGCATCACCACAAAGACCGACCCAACCGCCATCAGCAAATTCTTGGTAAGCCTCTTTAAAACCGTCTGGCGTGATCACTTTATCGCCCTCATGGCGTACGCCTTGTTCATCGCCACTTCTGTTTAAAGGGTGGATTAGATCACGGCTAATCTTGCTGGCTTCATCTAAGATAGCCATTGCCGTATCGGTATCGACCATCTCTGCAATATCCGGCATCGACTGCCAGGTTGATGTTGCGTCAAAAACGTCTTCGAGCAGGAACTGCATGTCTTTTAGCGGAGCTTGATACGGATTCATATTATTCTCTTAAACAGATGATTCAAACGAGTGTTTCAATTATTATCCAAAGCCGTTACAAAATACAAGCAATTTATCTCAATCTAACTAGAGTAAAGTCTCTAAAATCAAGCTTTGAGCGCACTACCTTGCTGACTTAGCTTTTATGCGCAATCTCGGTTGCTCAGCTGCAATCAATCCGACTCTAACCATGACATATCGCATCTTGATCCGTTAGACTATAGCCCTCTATACAGCACTAGCAGTTAACTTTAACGCTGCAAATTACAGACATCCCACATGACAGACACGCCACACTTAAGCTTTGAACAGGTCACCATCTTTGGTAATGCCAAAGGCGAAATTCAAGTACCCAATCAAGGAATTGCCATTACGTTTAACTCAACCCGCCGCGCAGAGCCAAACGTGATCAACATTTGTAATGGCCCATATGCTAAGTCTGATAAAAGCTTTGTGGTGAGTAACAGCCCAGATGATGAATGGTTAGAGCAGCAACTTGATACAGTAGCCAAACAAATTGAGCCGCAAATAGGCTGCTGGCCGTCAACAGGATTGGTAACGGTGATTTTAATGTCGTTATTGAGTAAACAGGTTAATGTGCAACGTATGGCTTTATTGCCAAGCCTAATGCGTGATGAAGATATGCCGAAAGCACAACATCTGCTGTGTGTGGTACATAATTGGTTAGGCGAAAGACGTATCGCTTTAGGACTTGTGCTAATCAACAAGCACATTCAATGGCCAGAGTTATTTTTATCGCCGTTAGTGACTAGTGAAGATAATGAAAAAGCACAGGCGCTAGATGAGCAAAACCTTGAAATAGCCAATCCATTTGAGCTGCTACATAAAATAAGCCGCAAAGCAGAAACACCAGCGGCGATGATTTACACCTTTCAAATTTCAATCTTTAAGCAGCTTGCCCAAATGAGCGACCACATTTGGCTGACTATGGCGTCAACCAAAGCACTAATTCAGGTTGAAGCTATCTTTGCTCATGAGCAAGCTGAAACCCAGCCAAGCCCCTGGTATCTCACCGACCCTAAGGTCAATCAATACCTAGATCCAATCCGCCATCACCTAGCTTATTGCCAACAGTTGATCGCGGTGGCGAGTGTTCAAGGGAAATAATTAGGTTTTTGTAAGATGACTGAAACAACAAAGCCCCAGCATTTCTGCTGGGGCTTTGTTTATAAATTCTGGCGGTGAGGGAGGGATTCGAACCCTCGATACCTTGCGGTATACACACTTTCCAGGCGTGCTCCTTCGGCCACTCGGACACCTCACCGTATGTCGACCTCTTTGAGATCTGGCGGGTACTTTACGCAAATGCCTGATTGTGGTCAAGTTAAAACGCCCTGCTCTGGCGCGTTTGCACATTTGCTAGGCATTTGAGTTAACTAACCTCGAACGTAAAGCCGATTACCAAGCATTAGCCAACAAAATCGGGAACAAGCCTTTGACTCCTGTGGCGATAATCTCGATACCTAGCGAGAACATTAGTAGGCCCATAATACGGGTAATCACGTTAATGCCTGTAGTACCAAGCAACTTGAAAATAACCGGCGCCATTCTAAACAGGCCCCAGCTTAAGCTACCGAAAATTATCACGGTAACAAACATCCCCATAATATTGGCAAACGAGTTATGCTCTGCAGCAAATACAATCACCGAGCTTAAGGCGCCTGGGCCTGCCATCAGTGGCAATGCAAGTGGCACAACAGCTACCGAGTCCATACCTGATGACTCGCGGTCTTCTTCTTTGTTGCGCTTAACTTCACTTATTTTACCTTGCAGCATCGACATCGCAATAATGCAGATAAGACTGCCACCAGCAATACGGAACGATGACAGCGAGATACTGAACATATTGAGAATATGCTGACCTATGGTGATGGTCACGATTAGGATCACCACTACCGCAAAGTTGGCTACCTTGTTGGTATGTTCGCGCTCAGCATCAGTCTGGTGACTGGTTAAGCTAACAAATACAGGTAATAGCCCTACTGGGTTGATAATTGCCACCAGCCCTAAAAAGAACTTGATAAACAACATGTAGTCCAATCTCGTATCCTCACTGTTAATTTACGTGATGTATATGGTACTTGCCCGGCCGAAAGCCTATAAAAAGCTAAGCTTGTCCAAGCCGTTTTGTAGAACAAAGATTAAGTCTAGTCGCTAAATACTTATTTCGACTGCTAAATATCTAGTACAACTGTTAAATTTCGGCGCTAATGTAGCGGATAAAGTGATTATCGCAAAATGAGAAATTTAGTAACCAAACATGATATTTGGATTAGTTTTTCTAAGTGAAAAGATCACAGTTTTAGCTCTATCAAAGACGAAGACAAACAATGGCTAGATACTGCGGCTATTATCATGGGGAACGCGGGTTAAAAAATTGTAATCAAATAAAAAAGGATGCCCTAAGGCACCCTTTAATTTAACTAAGCTAATATCAAAAAATCCATCAGCTTCTATTTCAATAGCAAATAGTTAATTGCTATTTCTTTTCAGTCCACTTGTCCATCCAACGGAATACATTTTCGTACCATTGGCCTAGGTTATCCTGATTTAAGATCCAGTGGTTTTCATCTGGGAACATTAACAGTTCAGATGGAATACCTTTGCGCTGCATGTAAGTGAATGCACCTAGACCTTGACCGTATGGTACACGGAAGTCTTTTTCACCGTGGATAACCAGCATAGGTGTTTGCCAGTTTTCTACATAGTTAACTGGGTTGAACTTCTCGTACAGGTCTTTTTTCTGCTCGTAAGTGCCGCCGAACTCATGCTCGATGAACCATAGTTCTTCTGTCACATAGTACATAGAACGTAGATCGAATAGACCAGCGTGGTTGATTAGACATTTGAAGCCGTCGTTCCAGTTACCCTGGATCCAGTTCATCATGTAACCACCATATGAACCACCTAATGCACAGGCATTGTTGGCATCTAACCAAGGCTGTTGCTTGGTCACTGCATCCATACCTTTTTGCAAGTCAACGAGTGGCTTACCGCCCCAGTCTTCGCTAATTGAGTCAGTAAATGCTTGGCCATAACCAGTAGAACCGTGGAAATCGACCATAACCACACCATAACCCGCACCTGACCATAGCTGAGCGTTCCAGCGACCAGAGAATGAGTTACCGAATGAACCTTGTGGACCACCATGAACTAGGTAAGCGATTGGATACTTTTTACCTTCTTCATAGTTGTATGGTTTGATCCAGTAGCCGTGTACTTTCTCGTCATTCCAGCCTTTAAAGCTAAACTGCTCAAACTCACCGAACTTAATCTTGCTAAGTTTATCTTGGTTTACTTGAGTTAAACGAGTTAGATGCTCACCTTCATGGTTAACTGTATAAAGGTCACCCGGCTCAACTAAAGAGCGCTTGTTGAAGATCAGCTTGTCTTCAGTTGCTGCAATTAGGCTGTTGCTACCATCGTTGTAGATTGGGCGCACGTCACCAAATTGAGTGTTAACTTCAAAGATGCTGACTTGACCTACATCTTGCGCAGTGACATATAGCTTGCGGCCATCTTTACTGAACATCAGTGAGTGTGGGCTGCGATCCCAAAGTGGCGCGACTTCTTTTTCCTGACCTGTGACATTATCACGCAGCATGATGCGGAAACGGTCTGCTTCAAAACCTGGTTTGCTCATCGCAAGATATGCAAGGTAACGACCGTCAGCCGAGAACGTTGGGTGTGCATCCCAGGCTTTGTTAGCTTCAGTTAGGTTAACGGCTTCACCGCCTGTTACGGGCACTTGCCATAGGTCATAGTTTGTTGTCCAAGCTTGGGTATTGCTTGGTGCTTTTGCCGTGTAAACAATGTGCTTGCCATCTGGGGTGAAAGTTACTTCTTCCATGCCAGAGAACGGCTTAGGCGGCGTTTCTGTATCGCGGCCTTGAGTCACGTTTACCGCATCTTTGATGGTTTTACCGTTAAGGCTTGCTACAAAGATATGGTTGCGAGCATGGTCTTCCCAGGTGTCCCAGTGGCGCACCATTAGCTGCTTGTA
This DNA window, taken from Shewanella maritima, encodes the following:
- a CDS encoding alpha/beta hydrolase family protein; protein product: MKTSSIFIALAAAGMMSSAVAADQRAFTVQDLSNLNKLHSAAVSNDGNTLVYAVKLIDADGKASSDLYQLDLSDKNAKPKQLTSVKGTEHDVKFAPDDKSIYFLANRTGSSQLFNMSLTGGEAQVISDLPLDIQGYVLSADGKQVALNMRVFPECKDLACTVEKKQQVADAKTTGREYKQLMVRHWDTWEDHARNHIFVASLNGKTIKDAVNVTQGRDTETPPKPFSGMEEVTFTPDGKHIVYTAKAPSNTQAWTTNYDLWQVPVTGGEAVNLTEANKAWDAHPTFSADGRYLAYLAMSKPGFEADRFRIMLRDNVTGQEKEVAPLWDRSPHSLMFSKDGRKLYVTAQDVGQVSIFEVNTQFGDVRPIYNDGSNSLIAATEDKLIFNKRSLVEPGDLYTVNHEGEHLTRLTQVNQDKLSKIKFGEFEQFSFKGWNDEKVHGYWIKPYNYEEGKKYPIAYLVHGGPQGSFGNSFSGRWNAQLWSGAGYGVVMVDFHGSTGYGQAFTDSISEDWGGKPLVDLQKGMDAVTKQQPWLDANNACALGGSYGGYMMNWIQGNWNDGFKCLINHAGLFDLRSMYYVTEELWFIEHEFGGTYEQKKDLYEKFNPVNYVENWQTPMLVIHGEKDFRVPYGQGLGAFTYMQRKGIPSELLMFPDENHWILNQDNLGQWYENVFRWMDKWTEKK